A window of the Loxodonta africana isolate mLoxAfr1 chromosome 3, mLoxAfr1.hap2, whole genome shotgun sequence genome harbors these coding sequences:
- the LOC100663811 gene encoding zinc finger protein 699-like: MECQKAFGRYSHLTTHIKTHIEERSYECKECGRSFSRFSNLTRHVSSHTGERPYECKQCGKSFSCFSYVTRHVNSHTGERPYECKQCGKCFSRSSHLTVYLRANSGERPYECKECGKAFSSLSHLVTHVRTHSGERPYQCKQCGKAFSSSSHLTTHTRAHSGERPYECKECGKRFNRPSHLTTHIRAHSGEKPYECKECGTGFSRSSSLTTHISFHSGERPHECKECGKAFSSSSHLTRHISSHNGERTY, from the coding sequence ATGGAATGTCAGAAAGCCTTTGGTCGTTACTCacacctcactacacatataaaaACTCACATTGAAGAGAGgtcttatgaatgtaaggaatgtgggaggTCCTTTAGTCGTTTTTCAAACCTCACTAGACATGTAAGTTCTCacactggagagaggccttatgaatgtaagcaatgtgggaaatcCTTTAGTTGTTTTTCATACGTCACTAGACATGTAAATTCTCacactggagagaggccttatgaatgtaagcaatgtggaaaATGCTTTAGTCGTTCGTCACACCTCACTGTATATTTAAGGGCtaacagtggagagaggccttatgaatgtaaggaatgtgggaaagcctttagcaGTCTTTCACACCTCGTTACACATgtgagaactcacagtggagaaaggccttatcagtgtaagcaatgtgggaaagcctttagtagtTCCTCACACCTCACTACACATACAAgggctcacagtggagagaggccttatgaatgtaaggaatgtgggaaaaggTTTAATCGTCCCTCGCACCTCACCACACATATAAgggctcacagtggagagaagccttatgaatgtaaggaatgtgggacaGGCTTTAGTCGTTCCTCAtccctcactacacatataagttttcacagtggagagaggcctcatgaatgtaaggaatgtggaaaagcctttagtaGTTCCTCACACCTCACTAGACATATAAGTTCTCACAATGGAGAGAGGACTTATTAA